One window from the genome of Nicotiana sylvestris chromosome 9, ASM39365v2, whole genome shotgun sequence encodes:
- the LOC104214052 gene encoding U-box domain-containing protein 9 has product MAKTGVVEGDPITVATAKAATELKRELQRLVKAILSEDDINVDAIDKTHQTLFALKDLKLKRQSSFRTSPDSARVLPDEFRCSLSKELMRDPVIVSTGQTYDRPFIQKWLKAGNRTCPRTQQVLSHTILTPNHLIREMISQWCKNNGIQMPDPVQYLNDEGSTEADRDLFFSLLEKMSSILSDQKVAARELRLLTKKMPSFRALFGESADAIPQLLRPLSRSNSGVHPNLQEDIITTLLNLSIHDNNKKLVAETPMVVPLLMDALRSGTIETRSNAAAALFTLSALDSNKELIGKSGALKPLVELVDEGNPVAMKDVASAIFSLCIIHDNKARAVRDGAVRVILKNIMNNVHVDELLAILAMLSTNQKAIEEMGDLGAVPCLLNIIRETSCARSKENCIAILYTICYTDRTKWKIIRDEEKTYGTVSQLAENGTARAKRKANGILDRLNRAVNLTHTA; this is encoded by the exons ATGGCGAAGACAGGTGTAGTTGAAGGCGATCCAATTACTGTGGCGACTGCAAAGGCAGCAACAGAGTTGAAAAGAGAGTTACAGAGACTAGTTAAGGCTATTTTGTCTGAAGATGACATCAATGTGGACGCCATTGATAAAACTCATCAAACCCTTTTCGCCTTAAAAGACCTAAAGCTTAAACGACAGTCCTCGTTCAGGACTAGTCCTGATTCTGCCCGTGTTTTGCCTGATGAATTTCGCTGCTCACTTTCTAAAGAACTCATGAGGGATCCTGTTATCGTTTCCACCGGTCAG ACTTATGATAGACCTTTCATTCAGAAATGGTTAAAGGCTGGGAATAGGACGTGCCCTCGAACACAACAAGTACTTTCACATACAATTCTTACACCTAATCACTTGATTCGTGAGATGATCTCACAATGGTGTAAAAATAATGGGATTCAAATGCCAGACCCTGTTCAGTATCTGAATGATGAAGGGTCGACTGAAGCTGATCGAGATTTATTCTTCTCTTTGCTTGAGAAGATGTCTTCAATATTATCTGATCAAAAAGTTGCTGCAAGGGAATTACGTTTGTTAACGAAGAAAATGCCTTCTTTTCGGGCACTATTTGGAGAATCTGCAGATGCAATTCCTCAACTTCTGCGTCCCCTTTCTCGAAGCAATAGTGGTGTTCATCCGAATCTCCAAGAAGACATAATCACTACACTTTTGAATCTTTCCATCCATGACAATAACAAGAAGCTCGTCGCAGAGACTCCAATGGTTGTTCCACTTCTTATGGACGCATTAAGATCAGGAACGATTGAAACAAGGAGCAATGCAGCAGCTGCCCTTTTCACACTGTCTGCACTCGACTCTAATAAAGAGCTTATCGGAAAATCTGGTGCTCTGAAACCGCTGGTTGAACTCGTAGATGAAGGGAACCCGGTAGCGATGAAGGATGTCGCTTCAGCTATTTTTAGTCTGTGCATTATCCATGATAATAAGGCAAGAGCTGTTAGAGATGGTGCCGTGAGGGTTATCCTGAAAAATATAATGAATAACGTGCATGTCGACGAATTGCTAGCCATACTAGCAATGCTATCAACTAATCAAAAGGCAATTGAGGAAATGGGAGACCTTGGAGCAGTTCCATGTTTGCTTAATATAATAAGGGAGACCTCGTGTGCTCGTAGCAAGGAGAATTGTATTGCAATCCTTTACACAATCTGTTATACCGACAGAACCAAGTGGAAGATAATAAGGGATGAGGAGAAAACCTACGGGACAGTCTCTCAACTTGCTGAAAATGGTACAGCAAGAGCCAAGAGAAAGGCCAACGGTATTCTCGACAGACTGAACAGGGCTGTGAATCTTACTCATACTGCATAA
- the LOC138877581 gene encoding uncharacterized protein, protein MRPPPPGEEEISKPPKEKKRKRGSSANTPRQKKINARNPKADTEEKEEDDDCLLVARERGSPDASKTDDPTATDVVQSRIEEISEGSSSKVPESSGKKGSPSPGGIWQVNSKSLTPRPFKDKITPQAMLLHRREFSISRTELASSKAELKKVSEERDNLKILYVKNKREIGDLRFHHKGELVLQLQDELKMKEAETLGWRQGMENLVSDKETLREQLASLERQLQSVKEESLSRGHEIEGLKARSAVELAKAKSDAEVIASSYQANAEATNARAKEISTAAEVKLSSELDHARRQSGRVTLEEVHARGFDLSADIERAKILEEEAAALLSDEDDSVSGSESGGDEDEVPEGEALDDFASAAAEDMTPK, encoded by the exons ATGCGGCCGCCCCCACCTGGTGAAGAAGAGATATCAAAGCCTcccaaagaaaagaagagaaagaggggGTCGTCTGCTAATACCCCGAGGCAAAAGAAAATCAACGCTCGAAATCCCAAGGCTGATACC GAGGAAAAGGAAGAAGATGATGACTGCCTTCTGGTAGCTCGAGAAAGAGGAAGCCCTGACGCTTCGAAGACTGATGATCCGACGGCGACAGATGTGGTTCAATCTAGAATTGAAGAAATTTCAGAGGGGAGCTCGAGCAAAGTCCCCGAGTCATCAGGCAAAAAAGGTTCTCCTAGTCCCGGGGGCATTTGGCAAGTGAATTCGAAGAGCCTAACTCCAAGGCCGTTCAAAGACAAGATAACACCCCAA GCCATGTTGCTTCACCGACGAGAATTTTCCATATCTCGTACTGAGCTTGCCAGTAGTAAAGCCGAGCTTAAGAAAGTCTCGGAAGAGAGGGACAACCTTAAAATCCTCTATGTCAAGAATAAAAGGGAGATCGGCGATCTGCGA TTTCATCATAAGGGTGAATTGGTGTTGCAGCTTCAGGATGAGCTTAAGATGAAGGAGGCCGAGACCTTGGGGTGGAGGCAAGGCATGGAAAATCTTGTCTCTGATAAGGAAACTCTTAGAGAGCAGCTGGCTTCACTCGAACGCCAGCTTCAAAGTGTGAAAGAGGAGAGCCTATCCCGAGGTCACGAAATCGAAGGGCTTAAAGCTAGATCCGCTGTTGAGCTGGCCAAGGCCAAATCTGACGCTGAGGTCATTGCGTCTTCATACCAAGCTAATGCTGAAGCAACTAATGCTCGGGCAAAGGAAATCTCTACTGCGGCAGAAGTCAAGCTATCAAGTGAACTTGACCATGCTAGGCGACAATCCGGGAGGGTAACCCTCGAGGAGGTACATGCTCGCGGCTTCGATCTCTCAGCCGATATTGAAAGGGCAAAGATTTTGGAAGAAGAGGCTGCCGCTCTGCTTTCTGATGAGGATGATTCAGTCAGTGGCTCCGAGAGTGGTGGAGACGAAGATGAAGTCCCCGAGGGTGAGGCTCTCGACGACTTTGCTTCTGCAGCTGCCGAAGATATGACCCCGAAGTAG
- the LOC104214051 gene encoding E3 ubiquitin-protein ligase CHIP-like has product MSPIVAPSAAAKQAEQLKQDGNNYFQKNRFAAAIDAYTEAITLCPNVPIYWTNRALCHRKRNEWTRVEEDCREAIQLDHTSVKAHYMLGLALLQKEQYAEGVRELAKALDLGRGANPNSYMVEEIWQELAKAKYLEWEHESSRRTWELKKLKETCESALKERHGHDSSQIEGFIDRSTSLLKQLDALGRVFRKAAEDDTPTEVPDYLCCKITLDIFRDPVITPSGVTYERAVILDHLEKVGKFDPVTREPLKPSQLVPNLAIKEAVHAFLDKHGWAYRMG; this is encoded by the exons ATGTCACCAATAGTGGCTCCCTCTGCGGCGGCCAAACAAGCGGAACAACTGAAGCAAGATGGCAATAATTACTTCCAGAAAAATCGATTTGCCGCTGCCATCGATGCCTACACCGAG GCTATTACATTGTGCCCTAATGTTCCCATATATTGGACCAATCGTGCTTTGTGCCATCGGAAACGCAA TGAGTGGACCAGAGTAGAGGAAGATTGTAGGGAGGCTATTCAGCTCGATCACACTTCTGTTAAG GCGCACTACATGCTAGGTCTTGCATTGCTACAGAAAGAACAATATGCTGAAGGAGTAAGAGAATTAGCAAAG GCATTGGATCTTGGAAGAGGTGCTAATCCAAATAGTTACATGGTTGAAGAGATCTGGCAGGAGCTTGCAAAAGCAAAATACTTGGAGTGGGAGCATGAATCTTCAAGACGCACTtgggaacttaagaaactgaa AGAAACCTGTGAGTCAGCTCTCAAGGAGAGACATGGGCATGATAGCTCTCAGATAGAAGGGTTCATAGATAGATCGACATCCCTGTTGAAGCAACTGGACGCTTTAGGCAGGGTTTTCAGGAAAGCTGCAGAAGATGATACTCCCACCGAG GTACCTGATTACTTATGTTGTAAGATCACACTTGACATTTTTCGTGACCCTGTCATCACGCCCAGTGGGGTTACATATGAAAGGGCAGTGATTCTTGACCATCTGGAGAAG GTGGGAAAGTTTGACCCAGTCACACGGGAACCCCTTAAACCATCTCAGCTGGTGCCAAATTTGGCTATAAAAGAAGCTGTACATGCATTTTTGGATAAGCATGGCTGGGCATACAGGATGGGTTGA